The following proteins come from a genomic window of Micromonospora echinofusca:
- a CDS encoding GYD domain-containing protein, which yields MARFLFTATYTVEGISGLMKEGGARRAEVIQALVENTGGRLESFDFALGPYDVYVICDLPDQQTAVALAATIRAAGGLDTRINPLLTPQDMDEALRLKVAYRPPGA from the coding sequence ATGGCGAGGTTCCTGTTCACGGCGACCTACACGGTCGAGGGGATCAGCGGGTTGATGAAGGAGGGCGGGGCGAGACGCGCCGAGGTGATCCAGGCGTTGGTCGAGAACACCGGCGGCCGGTTGGAGTCGTTCGACTTCGCGCTCGGCCCCTACGACGTGTACGTGATCTGCGACCTTCCCGACCAGCAGACCGCCGTCGCCCTGGCCGCCACGATCCGGGCGGCCGGCGGCCTGGACACCCGGATCAACCCGCTGCTGACGCCTCAGGACATGGACGAGGCGCTCCGGTTGAAGGTGGCCTACCGGCCGCCGGGAGCCTGA